The sequence below is a genomic window from Glandiceps talaboti chromosome 14, keGlaTala1.1, whole genome shotgun sequence.
TATCTCAATCTTCAAATTAAGCGCATCATGCAAATGCTACAAATTTGCATAGGTCTTGAGTTTCAAGTGGTTTTATTCTTTGATTAATATGGAATCAATTACACCGTCCCATTCATCAAAATAGTAATATAATCATTCTTTTCTCCTAATACCCGGAATAAAGGTCTATTTCTAATTTGTCTAATTTAATCAAAATAGTTCATGGAAAAATTAAGGTCATAATAATTCAGAGTTTTATAGATGAACTTCAAAATAGTTTAGAAAATACACATCAAAATCTGAATACATagtaaaaatgagaaaatattactgcataaTAATGAAGAATGTCTAGATATAATAAACAAATCCAACATTAACGATTGTTACAAAATGAGTGGGTTGATTAtctttttaaatacatttatttttggcTCAAAAGAACATTCCAAACGAAAGTTTATACTTTCAACAATCATGTTCCCTCTGTCTGATATTTGTTTTAGTATACCTCCACCATGTTCTGATATGCAAGCCATAATTCGCTGTAATCTCGGCAGAATGAGAAGGGGTATAAACGCAATTGTTGGTGTGCGGTGTCTCTTTCTGCCTGGGGTAAGAGCATATTTGTGAGTGACGATTACCCGTGTGgctaattcctaacttagacAAATTAAACTCGTTAGATCCTGATACCTATGGggttttttctttaaaatttcaGAACAATGAGAAATCAATGCAAATCAAGTGTGGTTCCTGTAAAATATATCTTTTGGAATTTTAGTCAAAGACGTAAAAGAAGGGTATAAACTACGCGTTACAGGCCCACCCCACGGTAATTAACTTGCCAATCTACAAACTGCACGTCGTAGTTTCATATATAGTAGCCCACATCTGGCTCGATATATTGCAGGTTTAACAGACATATGCATATTCTAGTCATGTGAGATACTTATACCAATGTGCATAATGTTTACAACGTTTAAATGGAGACAATAATGTGTTGTCTTATTCCAGCACACTACAGAAGAATATACACGAATTAAATCAATCActtattcaaaacatgtatgataCATGACTGTTTTCAATTAAGAAATACCGAGTATCTCTGATGGGTTGGAATTTGTATCGAGGCACGAGCAGCCTATGCTCTGTAGAGATTCAACCTTTAGCTACGTGATTAGCTGAGATAAAGCTCTGCCAATATGTGTGATAATTGCTTCATGTTTTTATCAACCCACCCCATCCATCACACTCTAAACGTTGCTACGACAATGACCCCAAGCTGGTGATGAACCGGACTTAACACAACTTCCGAAGTCCGAAGCGCACTGACATCCGTTTGGTGTTTTTGAGACTGCCGGAACTGCAAACattatcaatacattattatcCCGAGTTTACTCGAACTGTGTCGACCGTCAAATCCTTGTATGGTACCAGTGGCCCTTTTTCGCACTTTAAAAAAACAGCAAATCTTCTCGGCGACAAAAACTTTACTGAAGACGGCCATGGTGGGTAAGTCAACACCATGTCTATTTACTAAGAACATTGAAAACAGTACATGAATGTTGCATGATCTTTGTCCATGAATTGTCATCAACCGAGTTATAGAATGGCAATCAATATATACAACAGTGGGGAAGACAGTATTTACCTAACGTTATGGataattgcaaagataacactgTGAATCAGGGCGTTCGGATTGATTAAAAGTAGAATCTAGAAAccataaattttgtcttttggGTAGGGGTATCGTTGTGCAAATAACTTCAACAAATCAAGTAATATGAGCTGTGAAAGAGTCACAGTCGGTGACAAGGACAAAATGATATTGAGAAAACTATGATTTTCCAAAATGTCTTTAAAAGAACGTTATAATATAGACTTCAACATGTAGCCTAACTATAAACTGGTCATATTGAACAATGTTAATGAAGAATGTTTTACTATATAACTCAATAACTTTGCCAACTTCGTAGGACGACACATAAATTATTGCATCAAAGCTAAATGTAGTTGCTACTCAAATGGATAAATCATTTACTGCATGTTATAATTAGCTATCATTCACCATGTTTTGtgacacgtatgtatgtatgtatgtatgtatgtatgtatgtatgtatgtatgtatggatggatggatggatggatggatggatggatggatggatggatgtatgttatgtatgtgtgtgtatgtatgtatgtgtgtgtgtgtgtgtgtgtgtgtgtgtgtgtgtgtggtgtgtgtgtgtgtgtgtgtgtgtgtgtgtgtgtgtgtgtgtgtgtgtgtgtgtctatgctTGTGTGCTTGCCTGCACTAAAATTTGGGTCCCGAGGCGCTAGGCTTCAAGTTGCAATAACCATGATATCAGTTGGGTTATCTAATAATGACGAAATCACATTTAACACAAACCAGGGACTCTTTGGTATTGATATTCCTATTTTATTTCCCCCAAAAGATAAAACAGCGCCTGAGTACATACGTACTGTGTTCAGTCAATTTGATATCAACGGTGATGGCGCTATAACCATCGCAGAACTAAAAGAAGGCTTACGTCGCGGTGGCATAGCGTACACCGATACAGAGGTCTACCATTTTATGAGACAGGTGGATTTAAACGGAGATGGAGAAATTGACTTCAATGAATTTTCTATATATTGGGTTGGAAAACAACAACAGGTGAAATTTTCAGAACAGACACagaatacatgtaagtattcaGGACTTCTTTCTCATACTTTATGTTAAGATAATAACTTTTGAAAGTTACAAACCCATCAACAGCTTCAAAGTTGTGACACAAAAAGAGAATttaaagaattatttttatttttgatttacttgtatgtatgtatgtatgtatgtatgtatgtatgtatgtatgtatgtatgtatgtatgtatgtatgtatgtatgtatgtctacctgtctgtctgtctgtctatctatctatctatctatctatctatctatctatctatctatctatctatctatctatctatctatctatctatctatatatctatctacctacctacctacctacctacctacctacctacctacctatctatctagctatctataagtatctatctatctgtctgtctgtctgtctgtctgtctgtctgtctgtctgtctgtctgtctgtctgtctgtctgtctatctatctatctatctatctatctatctatctatctatctatctatctatctatctatctatctatctatctatctatctatctatctatctatctatctatccctTTCTTCCCTCTAGTTCCTACTTTGGCTGAAATGCGAGCTAAGTTTCAAGAGTTAGACGGTGATGGGAATGGTTATCTGACCATGGACGAAATAAAGATTGGACTCATCAAGATAAAAGGTTACTACACGGATGAAGAAGTCTACAAGATTCTCAGAAGCGCAGACGAGGATGGAGATGGACGAATAGACTTTAACGAATTTGTTATAATGATCGCCAAAATGCATGCACAGGGAAAACCGGTCTTGGTGTTTCAGAAGAAATAAACTATATGATTCAATGAAAACATCCTCCATTATGAAACGAATACAGTACTTGGCACCTACACCTGGCTACACCATAGCTATAACCTGTAGGTGAAAACAAACATCCCAACTTTAGTCTTTTGGCTTCATGCCAAAATCATGACGTCAACTCATATGTGATAATCGAGAATTTGTTCCAGCATAGCATGAAGTAGGATTTGTTTATGTTtgacaacagaaaacaaagataaGAATTTTGTTCAATGGAGAGTATTATTCGGGTaaagttttatatattttttaagtgTAAATGTTCATATGTTTTATATTAACATGTCAAGATGCAAATCGAATTATGcaaatcaattatgcaaatcgAATTATGCAAATCTTGTTACAGGACTAGAGTCGAATGATGTACCTATATATAGAGTAGGCAAGTTTTCGAACATCCAAAATTATAATTGgttttataacacatcgttCCCATATACAGCCTTGAGTGATTGGCTTACACTGTGTCACATGATATGGACGAGTGACCCATAGTGATCTCAATTTGCATAAAGCAGGcactatattttttttgtattttacctagggcactattcatgTATTATGGGATTCGTGTTGATGATTTGCTTTCGACCATGGAAAGAATACTTACCTGATAATGTGATGTGTTAAAAAACACTTATTGtcttgccttatttgggcactagcaGACATCATATTACCTGTCGTGCTGTTATGTAACAAATTATTTCCCTCGGCTTCAGCCTCGGGCCGGGGAAATGGTTGCTGAATAACAGTTCTCAGGGTAATAGACATCAACTAATACCCTCATAACCAGGCAATAAGTTTCACCCAATTCACATCAGCTACCTCTTTTCTTGTCTGTAATACGTCTAAGTTGAGTCCTGTCAACTGAAGCAGAGAATGATTGATTCGACATTTAAGGAAAATATGAAGTGAATATTGTATCTCCATTTTCAAAGGAATAAAAACCttgtttatattgtttgtattttaagaAGTTTACAacataatgtatatacaatgtaagaaTCCAAATTAATATTGCATTGCAATTAGTAAGTTTTACTGATATTGATATTTGGCATAACTCACTTTTCATTGTATGTCAAATTCAATGCATTGTGTAATTATattgatgtttgttttttaaaaattataatttaatataattagAATAAAACCACCATTAACAAAGTTTGAACGGGAAAGTACACCTATTTAGAAATagttttaattcatttattagtTCTAGTCGCGTTATATTTGTTCTCTCTCCATCATCCAAGGTTTAATTGATTGTTCTGTGATGTCTAATGTATTGATATAATTGTTTACTtgctatttatttttgtatgttttgtagACAGAATttaatcaataaattgattgattgatcgatggATTggcctatttatttatttatttatttatttatttattatttatttatttatttatttactaattTTTGGTTTCctggttgttggttggttggtcaatTAGTGGGTTGGTTGATTAGTGGGATGGccgactgattgactgactgattaacTGACTGACTAGGTGAGTGGTTGGGTGGATGGATTATACTGGGTGAATGAGCGAGCAGGTttgagaatgaatgaatgagtaagtgagtgagtgagtttgAAATTAATGGGTTGATTTCAAGCTTGACTTGACAAGCACCATATATGTCCAATAATGATCCTATCTACAATACCATACACAGTCTACAAATCCATCTCTATTGATGACTAATGTATACGTCTGTCTGTACGGCTGTGTTTCTCATCCCTGGCCTTACACTCTTTCATTGCCACCTGTGTCTGTATATAGGTTATGATATGTTGACCCTACATTATGCATGTCCCTGTAAACAGAACGTTGCCATGGAGTCACAGGGTCCGGTAAGTTTATACTTCCGACAAGTTCACCCCAAGCGACTTACCAGCACTCACATTACGGAAAATCACAACAACATGGGCTGTGGTTCCAGTAAAAGTGTCGAAGTGGTCGAAGAACCGCAAGAAAGGGgtaagaagaatgaaattattccGTTGTGGTGTtcgttttattttgtctgtgcGTACAGTTAATTGTTAATTATACCTCGTGACTACCCACGCTACTATGTTATCACTGCAACATTGTCAAATTGGTAATACCCTTGTTCAAAGTTCACCGATATTCTTATATGTACAATCACTACATTGTTCTATTAGGAGACAGGGACTAGGTGCCTTAATAGTCGAGTCTAATTACATGTTTAAGCACTTCATACGTACTCACTTTAATGAGCAAAACTGATAAATAATTGCCAATGCGCTACCCAACGTATTTCCTGTCCTAGGGACACAGATATATATGCAACTATTTGTAGAATTTCGAGATAAACGATATACGGTATTGCTATGACGACTGGTTTTAAATGTCAATAACTTTGTTGATCcgattattatcattatatctGTTGTGT
It includes:
- the LOC144445877 gene encoding neo-calmodulin-like; translated protein: MISVGLSNNDEITFNTNQGLFGIDIPILFPPKDKTAPEYIRTVFSQFDINGDGAITIAELKEGLRRGGIAYTDTEVYHFMRQVDLNGDGEIDFNEFSIYWVGKQQQVKFSEQTQNTFPTLAEMRAKFQELDGDGNGYLTMDEIKIGLIKIKGYYTDEEVYKILRSADEDGDGRIDFNEFVIMIAKMHAQGKPVLVFQKK